One genomic region from Spirosoma sp. KCTC 42546 encodes:
- the hemW gene encoding radical SAM family heme chaperone HemW produces the protein MHLYIHIPFCKQACHYCDFHFSTNMGQKSALVDALCTEIRMQHLYLPTPNLETIYFGGGTPSLLTEAELAQIFETIHTYFTVSPSAEITLEANPDDLSAEKLRMLRQYVNRLSIGIQTFDEATLHWMNRAHTATEAENCVRLAREAGFENLSVDLIYGIPNRDQSRWQLDLQKIRALDVPHLSAYALTIEPDTAFGRWQQKGKLPPADEAIAAEQFEELTQALTQAGYAHYEISNFARSGQDQTVQYARHNTAYWQRKPYLGIGPSAHSYNGHSRQYNIANNVRYIADIRQGKLPAEVEELTIADQVNDYLLTGLRTQWGCSLTELNGLLRTDFENQQASDLAAMYASGWLIREGDRLRLTNAGKLFADRVAATLFVE, from the coding sequence ATGCACCTTTATATACATATACCATTCTGCAAGCAGGCCTGCCATTACTGCGACTTCCATTTTAGTACGAACATGGGGCAGAAATCGGCTTTGGTGGATGCGCTCTGTACCGAAATACGGATGCAGCATTTATACCTACCTACGCCAAATCTGGAGACAATTTACTTCGGTGGGGGGACACCCTCCCTGTTAACCGAGGCTGAGTTAGCGCAGATTTTTGAGACCATTCATACCTATTTTACGGTATCTCCTTCGGCTGAAATTACCCTCGAAGCCAATCCGGATGATCTGAGTGCCGAGAAATTGCGGATGCTGCGCCAGTACGTGAACCGCCTGAGTATCGGAATCCAAACTTTCGATGAAGCGACGCTCCACTGGATGAACCGGGCGCATACGGCAACCGAAGCCGAAAACTGTGTCAGGCTGGCACGGGAGGCAGGTTTTGAGAATTTGAGCGTCGATCTGATTTACGGGATCCCCAACCGTGACCAATCTCGCTGGCAACTCGATTTGCAGAAAATCCGTGCGCTGGACGTACCGCACCTCTCCGCTTACGCACTGACCATTGAACCCGACACCGCTTTTGGCCGGTGGCAGCAGAAAGGAAAGCTACCGCCCGCCGATGAAGCGATAGCCGCCGAGCAGTTTGAGGAGCTAACGCAGGCGTTAACACAAGCGGGCTATGCCCATTACGAAATCTCGAATTTTGCCCGAAGCGGACAGGATCAAACAGTTCAATACGCCCGTCATAACACCGCGTACTGGCAACGAAAACCCTACCTCGGGATTGGCCCAAGTGCCCACTCGTATAATGGTCATTCGCGGCAATACAATATTGCCAATAATGTACGTTATATCGCAGATATTCGGCAGGGGAAACTACCCGCTGAAGTAGAGGAATTAACGATTGCTGACCAGGTAAACGACTATTTGCTGACGGGGTTACGGACACAGTGGGGATGTTCACTGACCGAACTGAACGGGTTGCTGAGAACTGATTTTGAGAACCAGCAGGCCTCAGACCTCGCAGCGATGTACGCATCGGGCTGGCTCATCCGCGAAGGCGACCGTCTGCGTTTGACCAATGCAGGTAAACTGTTTGCCGATCGTGTCGCTGCAACCTTGTTTGTGGAGTAG
- the mtgA gene encoding monofunctional biosynthetic peptidoglycan transglycosylase — protein MNPQRPVNTFRTSPPQQPRPKAPQAFTQRESKVGGRTSSRPEPSRFQKVRRFMREQPLLESVYGFCVKAFLWLFFGSLVYVIVLKYVPVLVTPLVVSRWVDTIGTEESGHVYKKWRSYDNISKEAALAVVASEDQAFPTHWGFDFDEIQDAIKENQIGKRSRGASTISQQVAKNVFLWSGHSYVRKGLEVYFTMLIELIWGKKRILEVYLNVAETGPMTFGVEAAAQRYYGHSAASLSRNEAARIAAVLPNPRQFSIKNPSNYIQRRTTQIARQMRYLGGQKYIRNL, from the coding sequence ATGAATCCGCAGCGCCCAGTCAACACATTTCGTACGAGTCCCCCTCAGCAACCACGCCCAAAAGCACCACAGGCGTTTACCCAGCGGGAATCTAAGGTTGGAGGCCGCACTTCCAGCCGACCAGAGCCGTCGCGCTTTCAAAAAGTTCGGCGGTTTATGCGTGAGCAACCTTTGCTGGAAAGCGTTTATGGCTTTTGTGTGAAAGCCTTCCTCTGGCTATTTTTTGGTTCTCTCGTATATGTAATCGTGCTGAAATACGTCCCCGTTTTAGTAACGCCTTTAGTAGTCTCGCGATGGGTCGATACCATCGGGACGGAGGAGAGCGGTCACGTATACAAAAAATGGCGCTCTTACGATAACATCAGCAAAGAAGCAGCCCTTGCTGTTGTAGCTTCAGAAGATCAGGCATTTCCAACGCACTGGGGGTTTGATTTCGACGAAATTCAGGATGCCATCAAAGAAAATCAGATTGGTAAACGATCACGGGGGGCCAGCACTATTTCGCAGCAGGTAGCTAAAAACGTCTTTCTCTGGAGTGGACACAGTTACGTCCGTAAGGGGTTGGAAGTCTACTTCACCATGCTGATTGAGTTGATCTGGGGCAAAAAGCGCATCCTGGAAGTATACCTGAACGTTGCTGAAACCGGCCCAATGACCTTTGGGGTCGAAGCGGCTGCACAGCGCTATTATGGGCATTCGGCGGCTTCCCTCTCACGGAATGAGGCTGCCCGGATAGCGGCAGTACTCCCAAACCCACGCCAGTTTTCAATTAAAAACCCATCGAATTACATACAACGCCGAACTACTCAAATTGCCCGGCAAATGCGCTACCTGGGCGGACAGAAATACATTCGGAATTTGTGA
- a CDS encoding GNAT family N-acetyltransferase, with protein MDVRYEMIDGLPPEPKFTALIDQLVMLFGNQSRDSLLADLTYQQERMELQLVLAVENEHVVGCKLGYERKPGHFYSWLGGVHPDYRGQGIASELMRQQHDWCRQNKYHTIRTQTYNQWRSMLILNLRFGFDIIGTVQGTYGLMIVLEKKL; from the coding sequence ATGGATGTTCGCTATGAAATGATTGACGGATTGCCCCCCGAACCTAAATTTACTGCTCTAATTGATCAACTGGTCATGCTATTCGGCAATCAATCCCGCGATTCCTTACTTGCCGATCTTACCTATCAACAAGAGCGTATGGAGTTACAACTGGTACTGGCTGTTGAAAACGAACACGTTGTGGGCTGTAAACTTGGCTATGAACGAAAGCCAGGTCATTTTTACAGTTGGCTGGGTGGCGTTCATCCAGACTACAGAGGGCAGGGCATCGCATCTGAACTGATGCGCCAACAGCATGACTGGTGTCGTCAGAATAAGTATCATACTATTCGAACACAGACCTACAACCAGTGGCGTTCCATGCTGATCCTCAACCTCCGCTTTGGTTTCGATATTATTGGTACTGTGCAGGGTACGTATGGACTCATGATTGTTCTGGAGAAAAAGTTATAG
- a CDS encoding polysaccharide lyase family 1 protein, whose translation MKKLSSSILLFAALVLGQQTVFAQYPTIPADVQKESDDLLNESRRQSDIAWLKALPIIKKEAQEGKPYVPWAARPVDLPQAHIPAFPGAEGGGAYTFGGRGGKVIVVTSLDDRGPGTLRDACEQGGARTIVFNVAGIIRLKTPLIIRAPYITIAGQTAPGDGVCVAGESVWINTHDVIVRYMRFRRGETNVGRRDDSIGGNPIGNIMIDHVSASWGLDENMSMYRHMYNDSTGKPLEEKLPTVNITIQNSIFSEALDTWNHAFGSTLGGENCTFMRNLWADNAGRNPSIGWNGIFNFTNNVIFNWVHRSTDGGDYTAMYNIINNYYKPGPQTPKDSPIGYRILKPESGRSKLDHREYGRAYVNGNIVEGHDKVTKDNWDGGVQVEEMPNAGQYTASIKWKEPLPMPKLTILSAQQAYDYVLANAGATLPKRDPVDARVVEQVRTGKIAYKEGVKLPETQFKHRRLPIDSYKNGIITDPSQVGGYPDYKGTPYVDSDKDGMPDAWEAKNGLNPKDASDASQDKNKDGYTNIEEYLNSVVPVQQVRPRT comes from the coding sequence ATGAAAAAACTTAGTAGTTCCATTTTACTTTTTGCGGCCCTAGTACTAGGTCAGCAGACTGTTTTTGCCCAGTACCCGACTATTCCGGCGGATGTACAGAAGGAAAGTGATGACCTACTGAACGAATCCCGACGACAGTCGGACATTGCATGGTTAAAAGCCTTACCAATCATTAAAAAAGAAGCACAGGAAGGAAAACCCTATGTACCCTGGGCTGCTCGCCCCGTTGATCTGCCACAAGCTCATATCCCGGCTTTCCCCGGTGCTGAGGGGGGCGGTGCCTATACATTTGGTGGTCGGGGTGGTAAGGTGATTGTTGTAACCAGTCTGGACGATCGCGGGCCCGGCACCTTGCGTGATGCTTGTGAGCAGGGAGGAGCCCGTACCATTGTTTTTAATGTTGCCGGAATTATTCGCCTGAAAACGCCCTTGATTATCCGAGCGCCTTATATTACGATTGCCGGTCAGACAGCACCGGGCGATGGTGTTTGTGTAGCGGGTGAATCGGTCTGGATCAATACGCACGATGTGATTGTTCGCTATATGCGTTTCCGTCGGGGCGAAACCAACGTAGGCCGTCGCGACGATTCCATTGGGGGTAACCCGATTGGTAATATTATGATCGACCACGTGTCGGCAAGCTGGGGGCTGGACGAAAATATGTCGATGTACCGCCATATGTATAACGATAGCACGGGCAAACCGCTGGAAGAGAAGCTCCCAACGGTCAATATCACGATTCAGAATTCGATTTTCTCCGAAGCCCTGGATACCTGGAATCACGCCTTTGGTAGCACACTAGGGGGCGAAAATTGTACGTTCATGCGCAACCTCTGGGCCGATAACGCGGGCCGGAACCCATCAATCGGCTGGAACGGAATCTTCAATTTCACGAACAACGTAATCTTCAACTGGGTGCATCGGTCAACGGATGGTGGCGACTACACCGCGATGTACAACATCATCAATAACTATTATAAGCCGGGTCCTCAAACGCCAAAAGATTCACCAATTGGCTACCGGATTCTAAAACCTGAATCGGGACGTAGTAAATTGGATCATCGGGAGTATGGGCGTGCTTACGTCAATGGCAACATTGTGGAAGGACATGACAAGGTGACGAAAGATAACTGGGATGGGGGTGTTCAGGTGGAAGAGATGCCCAATGCGGGTCAATATACGGCCAGCATTAAATGGAAAGAGCCGCTTCCAATGCCTAAACTCACTATACTGTCGGCGCAACAGGCGTATGACTATGTATTGGCCAACGCAGGCGCTACCTTGCCTAAGCGTGATCCTGTCGATGCACGCGTCGTAGAGCAGGTACGTACCGGAAAGATTGCTTACAAAGAAGGTGTGAAATTACCTGAAACCCAGTTTAAGCATCGTCGGCTACCCATTGATTCGTATAAAAATGGCATCATTACCGATCCTAGCCAGGTTGGTGGTTATCCTGACTACAAAGGCACCCCTTACGTTGATTCCGATAAAGATGGTATGCCGGACGCCTGGGAAGCGAAAAATGGCCTCAACCCCAAGGATGCCTCGGATGCCAGTCAGGATAAAAATAAGGATGGGTATACCAATATTGAGGAGTACCTGAACAGTGTTGTTCCCGTTCAACAGGTAAGACCGAGAACGTAG
- a CDS encoding aldose epimerase family protein, with product MKLLIITLSGLFFLTSMMHKSDTDESATEPKAGIEKTHYGTFPDGRVADLFTLRNAKGMVVKITNYGGYIVSFTAPDKAGKQEDIVLNVPTFDDYVKGTPSLGPIIGRFGNRIANGKFTIDGKEYTLAQNNNGNHIHGGPIGFDKQLWTATPKDGNEPAVVLTYLSKDGDQGFPGNLTVEVTYTLQKDNALRIDYKATTDKPTIINLTNHTYFNLSGMKQDVMNHVLMVNANKYLATDPKQIPTGELVSVAGTPFDFTKPTAIGTHINDTTDTQIRYGKGYDHCWVFTNPAKTLKLGATVYEPTTGRFMEMYTTEPAVQVYTANNLNGKLMNKDGVALSKRFGVCLETQHFPDSPNHPDFPTTVLRPNETYKSTTVYKLSVK from the coding sequence ATGAAACTCCTTATCATTACCTTATCTGGACTGTTTTTTTTAACTAGTATGATGCATAAATCTGATACCGACGAATCAGCCACTGAGCCCAAAGCAGGTATTGAAAAAACACACTATGGAACATTCCCCGATGGCCGCGTAGCCGATCTGTTTACGCTTCGGAATGCCAAAGGGATGGTCGTAAAAATCACGAACTACGGTGGCTATATCGTTTCCTTTACGGCTCCAGACAAGGCTGGTAAACAGGAAGATATAGTACTGAACGTGCCTACCTTCGACGATTATGTAAAAGGAACACCCAGTTTAGGCCCCATTATCGGGCGTTTTGGCAACCGGATTGCCAACGGAAAATTTACGATCGATGGGAAAGAATACACGCTGGCGCAGAATAATAATGGTAACCACATTCACGGCGGCCCAATAGGTTTCGACAAGCAACTATGGACAGCCACGCCCAAAGACGGTAATGAACCGGCAGTCGTGTTAACGTATTTATCGAAAGATGGTGACCAGGGCTTTCCCGGCAATTTAACCGTAGAGGTAACCTACACACTTCAAAAAGATAACGCGCTTCGCATCGACTACAAAGCCACAACCGATAAGCCGACCATAATCAACCTGACCAATCATACCTATTTCAATTTGAGTGGGATGAAGCAGGACGTCATGAACCATGTTTTGATGGTAAATGCCAATAAGTACCTGGCAACCGATCCCAAACAGATTCCAACCGGCGAACTAGTCTCCGTTGCTGGCACTCCATTCGATTTTACGAAACCAACGGCCATCGGTACCCACATTAACGACACTACCGATACGCAAATTCGGTATGGCAAAGGCTACGACCACTGTTGGGTATTTACCAATCCGGCGAAGACACTGAAATTAGGCGCTACAGTGTATGAACCGACCACTGGCCGTTTTATGGAAATGTACACGACCGAACCAGCTGTACAGGTTTACACGGCCAATAACCTGAATGGCAAGCTGATGAATAAGGATGGCGTGGCGCTGAGTAAGCGGTTTGGCGTTTGCCTGGAAACCCAGCACTTCCCGGATTCGCCGAACCACCCGGATTTTCCGACTACCGTACTACGCCCCAATGAGACGTATAAAAGCACAACGGTGTATAAGCTTTCAGTGAAGTAA